GGCCGACCCCTTCCGGTGCCGAGCATGTCGGACAGTGCGCCGGCGGATGGCGCGGCCGCCCGTGGATCTCGCAGCCGCGCGACGACCGCGATGGCGACCAATGTGAGCGTCGCCGCCAGCATCGCGACCACGAACACCATCGCCGCCCGGCCCCCCGACTCGCTCCGGGCCGTGTTGTGTTGGGCCGGGAGATACCCGCGCAGGGCGGCCGCGACCACGAGCAGGAGAACGATCAGGGCCACGACCCGCCCTGTCGGCTTGTCCATACCAGGCATGGGCACACCACTCAACCGGTTGCCTGCCGCCGTTGCGGCACTGGCTTTGCTCATACTTGCACGTCAGCCGGCCCTAGGGCCAGGACCGGCGCCGTCGCTTATCCACAGCCGGCGGTTCATCCACAGATTGCCCTCGCCGTCATGTCCATCGAACATATATTCGATACCGTCGCCTGCATGGGCACCTTCTGGAACTCGGCGCAGGCGCAGGAGCGGATCGGCGCCGCGCTTGACGCGATCGACGCGGCCCACGACGTGCTGCGCCGGACCCCGTCGGATGTGGTCGGTAACGCCTTTCGGGTCGAGGTCGCCGAACGCCTGGAGATCCAGCACCGCACTAACCGGGGTCTGATGTATCGGGTCTTCGGTGAGATCGCCGACCGGCCGGACGGCCCCGGGTCGGTGCCGTCGGTGCGCACCACGCTGTGGGCGCGACTTCGTATCACGCCCAAGGAGATCACCCGCCGCTTCAAACTCGCCGCCCGTATTCAGCCGCGGCGTTCCCTGACCGGTTTACCGCTGGAACCCGAGTTCCCGGCCTTGTCGGCGGCGGTGTCAGCCGGCACGGTCGGCGAGGACCACATCCGCGCCGTGTGCGCCGCTGTCGACACGTTGCCCTCCCGCGTCTCCCCCGCCGACGCGGCAGACGCCGAGCGCAGGCTGGTGCAACACGCGGCCACAGTGGACGCAGCCGTGGTCACCAAACTGGGCCGGCGCATTGCCGACTACCTAAATCCGGACGGTCTTTTCAACGACGTCGACCGGGCCCGCCGCCGTGGGCTGCACCTCGGCCCTCAGGGCCCAGACGGAATGTCACGACTGTCCGGTCTGCTGGATCCCGAGACCCGTGCCTACTTTGAAGCCGTCGAGGCCGCCGTGCGGCCCGGCCGCCATCAGCCCGATAGTGCGGATGGCGATACCGAGGCGCGCGATGAGCGCACACCGGCCCAGCGCTGCCACGACGCCCTCAAGATCGGCCTGGAATCGGCCATCGGCTCCGGTCAACTCGGCGTGCACCGCGGTCATCCCGTCACGGTGATCGCCACCACCACGCTCGCCGAACTCGACCAGGCCGCGCACGCCGCCGTCGACTCGTCGGTCCCGATGCCTACACCCGCGCACACCGGCGGTGGCTCGCGCCTGCCCATGCCGGATCTGCTTCGCATGGCGTCCAAGGCAATTCACTATCTGGCCGTGTTCGACGAGCACACCGGGCGTCCGTTGTATTTGGGCCGCCAAAAACGGATCGCGACCGCAGATCAACGGATCATCTGCTATGCGCGCGACCGCGGATGCACCCGGCCCAATTGCCTCGAACCCGGTTATCACTGCGAGGTCCATCATGCGCCCGAGTGGGCGAACGGCGGCCGGACCGACGCGGACAAGCTGTTTTTCGCCTGCGGCTCCGACCACCGCGCGGCGAGCCGGGGCGAATGGCGAACCGCGGTCGCCGGCAATGGGCGACTCCGCTGGAGCGACGGGGCCGGACCGCCGGGCATCAATCACGCGCACCATCCCGACGAGCTGCTCCGCGGCGATCCTGACCCGCCCGAGGGCGATTCCGCACCCGCCTAGTCGAGCGCGAAAGGCCGGAAGCTGCCGTCGAGTACCTGCAGGTGCCCGATGCTGCGTCCGGTGACCTTGCCGGGGTCGACAAGCGCCAATTCCACTGCCGCGCGGGCGAATTCATCCGCCGAGGCGGTGTCGTCGAAGTTGCGGGCATAGTAGGAAAGCCCCGGCGTGAGGATCGGCTTGGACGGCGACAGCGCGTTGACCGCGATGTTGTGGTCGGTGAGATCGAACGCCGCGCATTGGGTGAGATGCTCGAGCGCGGCTTTGGATCCGCCGTAACCAGGCAGCACACCGCCGCTGCGGTCGGCGTACGGACCATCACCGGGCAGTCGCGACGCGACCGAGGTGATGTTGATGATCGAGCCGCCGCCCGCCTCGATCATGTCGGGGCACACCAGCTGCATCAGCTCGTAAGCCGCGAACACCGCGATATCGAAATGCCGGCGATACGCGTGCAACGGCGTGCTGACGAATCCCGGCCAGCCCGGCTTGGCGCCGCCGCTCGGCGGCTTGGCGGGCTTGGTGCGCGGTTCGGCGCCGGGCACCGGCGGGCGGCCGGGCGCGGTGAAGGCCGCGTTGTTCACCAGAATGGCGATGGGGCCCAACGCCTCTCGCGCCGAGTCCACCAGCCCGGCGATCTCCTCGCGGTCGGTCAGATCGGCCCGCACCGCGACGGCGCGTCCGCCCGCGGCCTCCACGTCGGCGACCGTCTCACCGATCGTTCCCGGCAGCCGGTCGTCCCAGACCTCTTCGGTGCGCCCGCCGACCGCCACCGCGGCGCCCTCGGCCGCCAGCGCCAACGCGATCGCGCGGCCGAGGCCGCGGCTGGCGCCGGTGACGATCGCGGCGCGCCCGGCGAGCCGGCCCGTCATCGCCGCACTCCGTGCACGACGATGGCCGTGGTCTGTTCCACCCACGCGTCGTCGAGCTCTTCCTCCGGGCGCAGCAGCATCCGCAACATCGTCGCTCCCCCGATCAACTCGATCAAGCGGTCCGGATCCACGTCGGGATGGGCTTCGCCGCGGTCAACCGCCTCGCGCAGCCGCAGCCGCACCGCGGTGAACAAGTCCGCGAACCGCGACATCACGCGCGCGTTGAGCGCGGGATCGGCCGTCATGTCGGCGACCAGGCCGGGCAGCGCGGCGCGCACCACCGGGGTGGTGAACACGTCGCGGGTGGCCTCGATCATCATCCGCATGTCGGCGGCGATGTCCCCGGCCGGCGCCTCCAGCGCGGTGGGGGCGACCGGGAAGGCGGCCTCGTGCACCAGCTCGGCCTTGCTCGACCATCGCCGGTACAGCGCCGACTTGGTGGTGCCGGCGCGCTCGGCCACCGCGGCCAGACTGATATTTGAATAGCCCGTTTGGACAAGCAGTTCCGCGGTCGCCGATAGAATGGCCGAGTCGATACGCGGATCGCGCGGGCGTCCGGCGCCGGGGGCCTTGTCAAGGCCGGACGGGTCTGCTTTCATAACGCTACCTACCGTATCGTAATTGCCGCGAAAAAGTCTCAAAGAATGGAGGCACTCCCGTGGCCACTGAACCGGCAGTCGACAACGTCGACCGGCTGCAGCGCTCCAGCCGCGACGTCACCACGTTGCCGACGGTGATGTCGCGCTGGCTTTCTACCGTACTGCCCGACGGCGCAAAGCCCGAGGTGACCGTGGAAAGCGGCGTGGATTCGACGGGCATGTCGTCGGAGACCATCATCTTGACCACCCGCTGGCAGCAGGACGGGCAGCCGACCGAGCAGAAGCTCGTGGCCCGGGTGGCGCCCACCGCCGCGGACGTGCAGGTCTTCCCGACCTACCGGCTCGACCACCAATTCGACGTCATCCGCAAGGTCGGCGAACTCACCGACGTGCCCGTGCCCCGGGTGCGCTGGCTGGAGAACACCGGCAACGTCCTGGGCACACCGTTCTTCGTGATGGATTACGTCGATGGGGAGGTGCCGCCCGACGTCATGCCTTACACGTTCGGCGGCAACTGGTTCGCCGACGCGCCCGCCGAGCGGCAACGCGAACTCCAGGACGCCACCGTCGGCGTGCTGGCGCGATTGCACTCGATTCCCGACGCGCAGAACACCTTTGGCTTCCTCGCCGAGGGCCAGACCGGCGACACCGCGCTGCGCAAGCACTTCAACTGGGTGCGGTCCTGGTATGACTTCGCGGTGCCCGACATCGGGCGATCGCCGCTCCTGGAACGCACCTTCGACTGGCTGGAGGCCAACTGGCCGGCCGAGACGGCCGCCGCCGAACCGGTGCTGCTGTGGGGCGACGCGCGGGTCGGCAACGTGCTGTACCACGACTTCGCGCCGGTGGCGGTGCTGGACTGGGAAATGGTGACGCTGGGGCCCCGCGAGCTGGACGTTGCGTGGATGATCTTCGCGCACATGGTCTTTCAAGAGCTCGCTGGCCTGGCCACGCTGCCGGGGCTGCCGGAAGTGATGCGCGAAGACGACGTGCGCGCCACCTACGCACGCCTGGCCGGTGTCGAAATCGGCGACCTGCACTGGTTTTACGTGTACTCGGGCGTGATGTGGGCGTGCGTGTTCATGCGCACCGGCGCGCGGCGGGTGCATTTCGGCGAAACCGAAAAGCCCGACGACGTCGAATCGCTGTTCTACCACGCCGGGTTGATGAAACGTCTGATCGGAGAGGACCAGTAATGCTCGGACCGCTCGACGAATACCCGGTACATCAGATCCCCCAGCCGATCGCGTGGCCGGGCTCCTCGGACCGCAACTTCTACGACCGCTCCTACTTCAACGCCCACGACCGCACCGGGAACATCTTTGTGATCAGCGGCATCGGCTACTACCCCAACCTCGGGGTCAAGGACGCGTTCCTGCTCGTGCGGCGCGGGGACACCCAGACCGCCGTCCACGTCTCGGACGCCATCGACCAGGATCGGCTCAACCAGCACGTCAACGGCTACCGCGTCGAAGTCGTCGAGCCGCTGCACAAGCTGCGCATCGTGCTCGACGAAACCGAAGGCATCGCAGCCGATCTCACCTGGAAAGGGCTGTTCGACGTCGTCCAGGAGCAGCCGCACATTCTGCGTTCGGGCAACCGGGTCACGCTGGACGCCCAGCGTTTTGCCCAGCTCGGCAGCTGGAGCGGGCACATCGTCATCGACGGCGAGGAAATCACCGTCGACCCCAACACCTGGCTGGGCAGCCGCGACCGGTCCTGGGGTATCCGCCCGATCGGCGAGGCCGAGCCGGCCGGCCGGCCGGCCGACCCGCCCTTCGAGGGCATGTGGTGGCTGTACGTGCCGATGGCGTTCGACGACTTCGCGATCGTGCTGATCATCCAGGAGGAGCCCAACGGGTTCCGCTCGCTCAACGACTGCACCCGGATCTGGCGCAACGGCCGCGTCGAGCAGCTGGGCTGGCCGCGGGTCAAGATCCACTACCGCTCCGGCACCCGCATCCCGACCGCCGCGACCATCGAGGCCACCGCCCCCGACGGCACCGACGTGCACTTCGACGTGGAGTCCAAGCTGCCGGTCCCCATCCACGTCGGCGGCGGCTACGGTGGCGACTCCGACTGGATCCACGGCATGTGGAAGGGCGAGAAGTTCGCCGAGCGGCTGACCTACGACATGACCGATCCGGCGATCGTCGCGCGCGCGGGGTTCGGCGTGATCGACCACGTCGGCCGGGCGGTGTGCCGCGACGGCGACAAGCCACCGGTCGAGGGCTGGGGCCTCTACGAGCACGGCGCGCTGGGCCGGCACGACCCGTCGGGATTCAAAGACTGGTTGACCGTCGCGCCGTAACCGGTGCGCGCTTCACAATTTCGCCCTGCGAATCGCAGAAATGCGGTTCACTAGACCGCGTGTCAAAGCCGCCCCGGATCGTCGACGTCGTCGTGGTCGGAGCGGGCTTTGCCGGGCTCGCCGCCGCGCGTGAGCTGAACCGGCAGGGCCATGACGTGGTCGTCTTCGAGGGCCGCGACCGGGTTGGCGGGCGGTCGCTGACCGGCAGCGTCGCCGGATTGCCGGCCGATCTGGGCGGCACGTTCGTCGGGCCGACCCAAGACGCCGTGCTGGCGATGGCGGCCGAACTCGACGTCCCGACCACGCCCACGCATCACGACGGCAAGAACCTGATCCACTGGCGCGGCTGGACGCACGCCTATCGCGGCACCATTCCCAAGCTGTCGCTGACCGGCCTGTTGGACATCGGGCGGCTGCGCTGGCAGTTCGACCGGATCGCCCGCGCCGTCCCGCTCGCAGCGCCGTGGGACGCCCGCCGGGCGCGCGAACTCGACGGCCTGTCGCTCGGCGGTTGGCTGCGCTCGGTGCGGGCGACCGCCTCGTCGCACGACCTGCTGGCGATCGTGGCGCGGGTGACCTGGGGGTGCGAACCCGACGACGTGTCGATGCTGCACGCCGCCCGCTACGCGCACGCGGCCGGCGGCCTGGACCGGCTGCTCGACGTCGAGGACGGCGCCCAACAGGACCGCTTTCCCGGGGGCACGCAACAGATCGCCGAGGCCGCCGCCGCCGAATTGGACACGCGGGTGGTGCTGGGCGCACCGGTGCGGCGCATCGAACGCCACGGTGCGGGCGTGACCGTCACGACCGACGTCGGCGAGACCGAGGCCGGCTTCGTCATCGTCGCGATCCCGCCGGCCCATCGCGCCGCGATCGAGTTCACTCCCCCGCTGCCCGCCGAGTACGAGCAACTCGCCCGGCACTGGCCGCAGGGCCGGCTCAGCAAGGCGTATGCCGCCTATTCCACACCGTTTTGGCGGACCGACGGCTTCTCCGGGCAGGCGCTGTCCGATCAGGGCCCCGTTTTCATCACGTTCGACGTCAGCCCGCACCCCGACGGTCCGGGCATCCTGATGGGTTTCGTCGACGCCCGGGCGTTCGACTCGCTGCCGGGCGATCAGCGCCGACGCGACGTGTTACGTTGCTTTGCAACGCTTTTCGGTGACGATGCGCTCAAACCGCTCGACTACGTCGATCATCGTTGGGGCGCCGAGGAATTCGCGCCTGGCGGTCCGACGGCGGCGGTGCCGCCGGGGTCGTGGACCCGGTTCGGACGTTGGTTGCGCGAACCCGTCGGCCCGATTCACTGGGCCGGCACCGAAACCGCCGACGAATGGACCGGGTTCCTCGATGGGGCGATCAGGTCCGGCCAGCGTGCGGCGGCCGAGATCACCGCGCTGTTATGAGCTGATCCGACTGGTCGCGGCGTGGTGGATCGCCGCGTCGGCCAACGCGCGCAGCTGGCCGCTCACCTCGCGGGGGTGCTCCAGCATCGAGCAGTGCCCGCCGGGCAACTCCACCAGCCCGACCAGATTGGGCACGTCGCGGGCGATCCTGCGGGACTGGCCGATGGGTGTCAGCCGGTCGCGTTCGCTGCCAATGACCAGCGTCGGCACCGTCAGCCCGCTCAGGTCGAGATAGCGCGACCCCATCGACGTGACCAGCGCCCGCGCGCAGCCGGCCCGCCCCAGCGGCGACGTCTTCTCGAAGAGCTCATAGATCAAGCGGGCGATGCTCGGGTCGGCGTCGCGCCCGGTCGCCAGCATCGCGACCACGTAACGGCTCGGGATGCGCGCCGCACCCGGGACGGGAAACCCACCGAACGCGCTGATCAGTGCCCGCCCCGCGAGCACCCGCGCCGGCGCCAACCCGTGCGGCACCGCGAGCAGTTGCACGTTGCGGACCAGGTCGCCGCTCGTGGTGTTGATCAGCGCGACGGCGTCGGCGCGCCGGGGCACCTTGTGCCGGTAGCGCTCCGACCACGCCGCGATCGTGATCCCGCCCATCGAGTGGCCGGCCACCACGGCCCGCTCATGCGGTGCCAGCGTCGCGTCCAGCACCGAATCCAGGTCGGACGCAAGGTGTTTGAGGCTGTACCCCTTGGCCCGCGGCACCCCGCTGCGGCCGTGCCCGCGATGATCGAACGCGATCACCCGGTAGTCACCGGCCAGATCCGCGATCTGGTAGGCCCACGCGCGGATCGCGCAGGTGATGCCGTGCGTCAGGACGATCGGATACCCGTCGGGGGGCCCGAACACCTCCGCGTGCAGCCGGGTGCCGTCGACCGCTCGGACCGGCACGGTGCGACTCGGCGGGAGCCGTTCGGGGAACGGGTCAACTGCGCGTACCGCCCGCCGAGCACTCATGTCCCGCTCCCCCCTCGAACACGGCCCCGTCGCCGCAGCTAAGGATGAGACGATTTTATCCCGATATCCGTTAGGGATTTGGGAAATCCGGCAAACGATTCTTATGAGACGCTTAGACCCGTGTCTCGGTTGTCGCGGCGGGCGTTCCTCGCGGCCACCACGGGCGTCGTCGCCGCTCAGATGGCGGCCGCGTGCGCGCCCCGACACCCGCCGCCGGCCACCGGCCGCGCGCCGGAGGACACCGACGCGGTCCTCGTCGTCGGCGCCGGGCTGGCGGGACTGTCCGCCGCGCGCACCCTCGCCGACGCCGGACGCGCGGTGCGGGTCCTCGAAGCCCGCGACCGCATCGGGGGCCGGGTGTGCACTGACCGCGGCTGGGGGGTCCCGCTGGAGCTGGGCGCGTCGTGGATCCACGGCGCGAGGGACAACCCGCTGACCGAACTGGCGCGACGGGCGGGGGCCCGGCTGGTCGCCACCGACTACTACGGTTGGGCTGAACTCGTGGCCGATCCCGCTCTGCGGCCGGCGGATTACCGCACCGCCACCTGGCGCGCGTTCGTGGAACGGGCCCGCAACCGACGAAGCGCCGGCAGCTTGGGCGACGCCGTCAAGGCCGCCGCCACCGCCGCGAACCTCTCCCCGTCGGACCGCGCCCAACTGGCCTTCTATCTCACCACCGAAGTCGAGGACGAATACGCCGCAGACGCGGATCAGCTGTCGGCGAGCACGTTTGACAAGGGTGACGATGCCGGCGGCGACCAGGACGTGATCACCAACGGCTATGACGCGCTGCCCAAGTCGCTGGCCGACGGACTGACGATCGAGCTCGAGACACCGGTCACCGCGATCGCGCACCGTGACGACGCCGTCGTCGTGCGGACCGAGCACCGGGCGCTGCGGGGACCGGCCGCGATCGTTACGGTCCCCCTCGGCCTGCTGAAAGCCGGTGCGCTCGCGTTTGATCCACCCCTGCCCGACGGGCACGCCCGGGCGATCGACGCGCTGGGCTTCGGCGTCCTGTCCAAGAGCTTCTTCCGCTTCGACGCACGAACCTGGAAGGTGGACAACGCCTTCTACCAATACCTCGGCCCCGAAGACGGGCTGTGGTCGCAATGGTTCACCGCGGGAAGCGACGCGGGCCCGATCGCCGTCGCGCTCAACGGCGGCACCCGCGGCCGATTCGTGGAGGCGCGCTCGCCCAGCGATCTGTTGGCCAGCGCGCTGCCGATCGCGCGCCGACTCTTCGGTGACCGTATCGCGTTGACGGACGTCCGGACGTCGAACTGGAGCGTCGATCCCTATGCGCTCGGCGCCTATTCGTTTCATGCGCCCGGCTCGGGTCCCGACGACCGGCGCCGACTACAGGAGCCGATCGGCGACCGGCTCTACCTGGCGGGCGAGGCGGTCGGCGTGGACAATCCGGCCACGGCGGCCGGCGCGGTGTTCAGTGGCCGCTACGCCGCGAACCAGCTGCTGCACCGGTTGAGCGGTTGACCGCGGCCCTCACCCCGGGGTCTGTTGGCGCAGCGTGGTGTGGGGGCTTTGCCCGTAGGTGTGGCGGTAGAGCACCGCGAACCGTCCGGTGTGCGCGAACCCCCACCGTTGCGCGATTTCGGTCACGGTCGAGGTGCCTGCCGTCGCCGCGATCAGCTCTAGATGAGCGCGGCGCAACCGGATACGACGCATGTACTCGGTGGGTGTGGTGTCGAGCTGGCGGCGAAACAGGTACTGGACCGCCCTGGGTGTCAGATGCACCGCCGCCGCGACGTCGTTGATGCCGATGTCCTCGGTGGTGTGGCGGTGGATGAACGACACTGCCTCCTTGAGCGTTTCGGGCAGTGCGGCATCACCGGCCGGATCTTGCTCGGTCAGGTTGGACGGGTAGCACTCGAGCAACGCGCCGGCCAGCAGGTTGGCCATGGCCGCGGCGATCATCGGCTGCTGGGCGGTGTCGGTGGAGGCCAGCGTGGTCAACGCGTAGTCGAGCGCCCGACGCCAGGCCCGCACCGCGGCGCGCGAACGTGGGCGCCACTTCAGGAACTGGGTTTGTTGCGACAGCGCCGTGTGCCATTCGGCGGCGACCGCGTGCAGCACCTCCGGCGCAAGGACGACGACATCGAAACGGGCACCGTTGCAGCGCAATACACAGGACATGCCGTGGGCGATGAGTATCGGGAAGTCCGGCGTCGCCGGGGGCCCGGCCGCAACGCTCAACGATCCCGTGCGTGGCTGAATCACGACGATGGTGTCGCTCGCCGGGATTTCGAGTGTCAGTCGGCCCTGGATCGCCACCTCGTCCACCGTCATTGTCCCGGTGTCCCTACGCCGATGCGACACCGCGCAGTGGCCGGTGAATTCGGAGAGCCGCCAGCCCGGCCGATAGGCGCCGGCGAACAACCGCCGCGCCGCTTGCGCATCGGCACTGCGAAATTGCCTGCATTCCACCGCGACCGGATGGAGCCGGCGCTCCGCGTCGGGGCAGCATTCGGCCCCGGTCGCCTCGGCCGGCGCGACGGCGGAACTGACCACCCCGGAGGGCTTGGAGTCGGTCCCACGCGTCGCGGTGGTCATGGCCGGCCCAGATGGCGGGCCGCGTGTACCCCCGTCATTGCATCACCGCGCCGCCGTCGATGACAGACCCGCCGGTGCCTTCTCGTGCGCCCCGAGCCTTTGGTAGATATTCAGCGCGTCGAGCGCAATGCGCTGCCACGCGAAGCGTGACTGCGCGCGGCTGCGACCGGCCGCCCCCATGCTCTCGCATTGAAAGCTTTGGGCGAGAAGCCTTCTCAATGCGGCAGCCAGGCCGGCGGGATCTTCGGGCGGCAACACGACGCCGGTGATGTCGTCGAGGACGACGTCGGCCAGGGCGCCCATGGTCGCGGCGACCACCGCCACGCCGCTGGCCATGGCCTGCAGCGCGGAGGTGGGACGTGGCGGCTGGCGGGGCGTGCACACCATGACGTCGGCGGACCGGATCCACATCGGCAGGTCGTTGCCGGGGATCGTGCCCGCGAAGCGGACGCGGTCGGCAACACCGAATTCTTTGGCCAGGTACTGCAACTGGGCGCGCGCGTCGTCGTGCACGGCGTTGGTCGCGTCGGTTTCCGCGATCACCAACTCCGCACCGGGAACCCGGTACAGCGCGCTGATCGCGATATCAAAGCCGTTATCCTGCAACGGGTTCGGCGCCACGCACAGAACTCGCTGCAGCGCGCCACGAGCTATTTCCGGACCGGCCGGGCTGTAGAGTTCGGAGTCCACGCCGCAGGTGAGGGTGGACACCCGCGCCCGGCTGTGACGCAGGTGGGCCAGCATGTCGAGCTCGGCGCTGCTCTCGCCGGTCGCCCACGTCGCACTACGCGCCAGCAGCGGCTCGACGCGCCCGCGCTCGCTGTTTTGCGCCTGGAACAGGGCGGGGGGGTGCGTGGCGCCGGCCAGGCCAAGAAAGCTCTGCACGACTGGGACGCGCCGGCGCCGTGCGGCCAGTTGGGCGGCCAATCCGCCCAGCCACCCGTAGGCGTGCACGACGTCGGGGGGTTCCTTCGTCCAGACGCGCTCGAGTTTGGCCGCCCAGTCCCCGACGTAGGGCAACACCTCGTTGGCGGAGCCCACCGCGCGCGGGCCGACGGGGACCGTCACACAGCGGTAGCCGCCGGGGGCCTTGGCTCGCCGTCGACCGCTGTGCCGTCGGCAGACCGTCGCGTCGTGCCCCTCGGTGGTCAGCGCGGTGCCCAGCTGCTCGGGGTCCTCCCCGACCACGTCATCACCGCTGACGATTGCGATCTTCAAACCGCGATTCCCTCCGCCCAGGCGCCGCGCGCCGACATCACGTGGCATACCACCGGCGGGCATCCGCGAAACGAACGAGATCCCCGCTTCGCCTCCGGGGCTGGCGATTCTTCCGCAGCGCCCGGTTGAACTGGTTAGACGCCCGCTCGGCGCGCGCCGGCGCCCAGGCGAGGGATCAGAGCTGGTTCTCCCGACCGACCACTGCCCATACAGTCTTGCCCGACCGCGTCGGCGCAGTCCCCCACGCCCGGGTCACCGCGGAGACGATGGCCAGTCCGGAGACGATGTCGGCGCCGCGGTCGGCATCTTCGCGCCGTCCGGGCAGATGAGGACTGTCGTCCTCGACCGCGACGGTGACGGCGTCTCGATAGCTCTCGACGATCAACACCGGCGCGCTCTCGGTGTGGTCAAGAGCGTTCTCGACGAAAACGGTCGCCACTGTTGCCGCGGCCGCGACGACCTCGCGGATATCCCATTGCTTGAGCCGATCCGTGACCACGCCACGTGCAAGGCCGATGCTGCCACTGGATCGCGGAAGCTCGGTGCGCGCCCGTCGCCGGACCTCGAACGATCGATCGCGCGCAGCGTCCAGCGCGAGCGTCCGGGTGGAATGTATCGGCACATATCGGGTGACGCCGGCCGCCGCGATCGCCCGGCGTACCGCTGCGCGTCCGCATACCAGCAGTATCGGTACGTCCGGCCACACACTGACATGCCAACGAGCACTTTTGAACACTGACCAGGCGGAAACGGATGTAGCGCGCAGACGGTCGACATCAACTATCACCGCAGGAGGCCCGTCGATCGCGGCCTTGATCACCGCGTCGCGGACCGCGAGATAGGTCTCACTATCGAGCCCGCCCTCCATCGTCAGGACGGGTATGTCCCTGCGAATGTCCGTCTCGATCCGGATTTCCGGGGGAGGAACGTTCATCCGACGTCGCTCCCATGCGGGTCGCGGACCGCCCGATTTCTGCCGCCACCATCAGCCGCCGCAATCACCACTTTCGTCTACCCCTATCGATGCCAGGCAACCCTCGAAGTGAGGGACAGGGGCGCGTTCGGGCTGTTTTACACGGGTTTGACGGTGGTACCCCCACACCGTTGAGCGGCCCAGCACAGCAAAGCAGTCCCCATCACAGCAAAACCGGGCCCCATTCCAAATCAGGCAGAGAGGCAGGCCATGGCCACCGACCAGAATCCCAAGCAGCGAGACCTGGAGTCCGCACGGTTCCGTCGGGACACCGGATACCTGACGACCCAGCAG
The sequence above is drawn from the Mycobacterium marseillense genome and encodes:
- a CDS encoding HNH endonuclease signature motif containing protein; translated protein: MGTFWNSAQAQERIGAALDAIDAAHDVLRRTPSDVVGNAFRVEVAERLEIQHRTNRGLMYRVFGEIADRPDGPGSVPSVRTTLWARLRITPKEITRRFKLAARIQPRRSLTGLPLEPEFPALSAAVSAGTVGEDHIRAVCAAVDTLPSRVSPADAADAERRLVQHAATVDAAVVTKLGRRIADYLNPDGLFNDVDRARRRGLHLGPQGPDGMSRLSGLLDPETRAYFEAVEAAVRPGRHQPDSADGDTEARDERTPAQRCHDALKIGLESAIGSGQLGVHRGHPVTVIATTTLAELDQAAHAAVDSSVPMPTPAHTGGGSRLPMPDLLRMASKAIHYLAVFDEHTGRPLYLGRQKRIATADQRIICYARDRGCTRPNCLEPGYHCEVHHAPEWANGGRTDADKLFFACGSDHRAASRGEWRTAVAGNGRLRWSDGAGPPGINHAHHPDELLRGDPDPPEGDSAPA
- a CDS encoding SDR family NAD(P)-dependent oxidoreductase; protein product: MTGRLAGRAAIVTGASRGLGRAIALALAAEGAAVAVGGRTEEVWDDRLPGTIGETVADVEAAGGRAVAVRADLTDREEIAGLVDSAREALGPIAILVNNAAFTAPGRPPVPGAEPRTKPAKPPSGGAKPGWPGFVSTPLHAYRRHFDIAVFAAYELMQLVCPDMIEAGGGSIINITSVASRLPGDGPYADRSGGVLPGYGGSKAALEHLTQCAAFDLTDHNIAVNALSPSKPILTPGLSYYARNFDDTASADEFARAAVELALVDPGKVTGRSIGHLQVLDGSFRPFALD
- a CDS encoding TetR/AcrR family transcriptional regulator gives rise to the protein MKADPSGLDKAPGAGRPRDPRIDSAILSATAELLVQTGYSNISLAAVAERAGTTKSALYRRWSSKAELVHEAAFPVAPTALEAPAGDIAADMRMMIEATRDVFTTPVVRAALPGLVADMTADPALNARVMSRFADLFTAVRLRLREAVDRGEAHPDVDPDRLIELIGGATMLRMLLRPEEELDDAWVEQTTAIVVHGVRR
- a CDS encoding phosphotransferase family protein → MATEPAVDNVDRLQRSSRDVTTLPTVMSRWLSTVLPDGAKPEVTVESGVDSTGMSSETIILTTRWQQDGQPTEQKLVARVAPTAADVQVFPTYRLDHQFDVIRKVGELTDVPVPRVRWLENTGNVLGTPFFVMDYVDGEVPPDVMPYTFGGNWFADAPAERQRELQDATVGVLARLHSIPDAQNTFGFLAEGQTGDTALRKHFNWVRSWYDFAVPDIGRSPLLERTFDWLEANWPAETAAAEPVLLWGDARVGNVLYHDFAPVAVLDWEMVTLGPRELDVAWMIFAHMVFQELAGLATLPGLPEVMREDDVRATYARLAGVEIGDLHWFYVYSGVMWACVFMRTGARRVHFGETEKPDDVESLFYHAGLMKRLIGEDQ
- a CDS encoding flavin monoamine oxidase family protein, whose product is MSKPPRIVDVVVVGAGFAGLAAARELNRQGHDVVVFEGRDRVGGRSLTGSVAGLPADLGGTFVGPTQDAVLAMAAELDVPTTPTHHDGKNLIHWRGWTHAYRGTIPKLSLTGLLDIGRLRWQFDRIARAVPLAAPWDARRARELDGLSLGGWLRSVRATASSHDLLAIVARVTWGCEPDDVSMLHAARYAHAAGGLDRLLDVEDGAQQDRFPGGTQQIAEAAAAELDTRVVLGAPVRRIERHGAGVTVTTDVGETEAGFVIVAIPPAHRAAIEFTPPLPAEYEQLARHWPQGRLSKAYAAYSTPFWRTDGFSGQALSDQGPVFITFDVSPHPDGPGILMGFVDARAFDSLPGDQRRRDVLRCFATLFGDDALKPLDYVDHRWGAEEFAPGGPTAAVPPGSWTRFGRWLREPVGPIHWAGTETADEWTGFLDGAIRSGQRAAAEITALL
- a CDS encoding alpha/beta fold hydrolase, which codes for MSARRAVRAVDPFPERLPPSRTVPVRAVDGTRLHAEVFGPPDGYPIVLTHGITCAIRAWAYQIADLAGDYRVIAFDHRGHGRSGVPRAKGYSLKHLASDLDSVLDATLAPHERAVVAGHSMGGITIAAWSERYRHKVPRRADAVALINTTSGDLVRNVQLLAVPHGLAPARVLAGRALISAFGGFPVPGAARIPSRYVVAMLATGRDADPSIARLIYELFEKTSPLGRAGCARALVTSMGSRYLDLSGLTVPTLVIGSERDRLTPIGQSRRIARDVPNLVGLVELPGGHCSMLEHPREVSGQLRALADAAIHHAATSRISS
- a CDS encoding flavin monoamine oxidase family protein, which encodes MSRLSRRAFLAATTGVVAAQMAAACAPRHPPPATGRAPEDTDAVLVVGAGLAGLSAARTLADAGRAVRVLEARDRIGGRVCTDRGWGVPLELGASWIHGARDNPLTELARRAGARLVATDYYGWAELVADPALRPADYRTATWRAFVERARNRRSAGSLGDAVKAAATAANLSPSDRAQLAFYLTTEVEDEYAADADQLSASTFDKGDDAGGDQDVITNGYDALPKSLADGLTIELETPVTAIAHRDDAVVVRTEHRALRGPAAIVTVPLGLLKAGALAFDPPLPDGHARAIDALGFGVLSKSFFRFDARTWKVDNAFYQYLGPEDGLWSQWFTAGSDAGPIAVALNGGTRGRFVEARSPSDLLASALPIARRLFGDRIALTDVRTSNWSVDPYALGAYSFHAPGSGPDDRRRLQEPIGDRLYLAGEAVGVDNPATAAGAVFSGRYAANQLLHRLSG